A single genomic interval of Megalobrama amblycephala isolate DHTTF-2021 linkage group LG15, ASM1881202v1, whole genome shotgun sequence harbors:
- the si:ch211-127m7.2 gene encoding uncharacterized protein si:ch211-127m7.2, giving the protein MSEKHRNLPPWMVKSDVKCSKDKEAEKKKSHENTKRIATTQRSVVSYWMNERELVETALSILKDEACARDAVQATEEAMIIPETDEDTSDSDGQDRTNVSNIAEQETVPYGHCVEESTSTKLDCHSKPNVDDEALELVREIFFT; this is encoded by the exons ATGTCTGAAAAACACCGAAACCTTCCACCGTGGATGGTGAAATCTGATGTTAAATGCAGTAAAGATAAAGAAGCGGAAAAGAAGAAGTCACATGAAAACACTAAACGGATAGCGACGACGCAACGAAG TGTCGTCTCGTATTGGATGAACGAGAGGGAGCTCGTGGAAACAGCGCTCAGCATTTTGAAGGATGAG GCATGTGCTAGAGATGCAGTGCAAGCCACAGAGGAGGCAATGATCATTCCGGAGACAGATGAAGACACGTCTGATTCAGATGGACAGGACAGGACAAATGTTTCAAACATCGCCGAGCAAGAGACTGTGCCATATGGACACTGCGTGGAAGAAAGTACCAGTACAAAACTAGATTGCCATTCGAAGCCTAACGTGGATGATGAGGCTCTTGAGCTTGTTCgagagatttttttcacataa